CCGTCATTTACTTCAAAATCCGGCGGATATTTTTCATAGCACACCTTCATCGCGTATTCGCACCTTGCTGCAAAGGCACATCCGACAGGAGGAGCAAATAGGTCGGGTGGTGTGCCATCAATGGAAGCAAGTCTCTCTTCTTTAGTTGTATTCAGCCTGGGAACGGAAAGTAGCAAACCCCAGGTATAGGGATGCTGCGGATTGTAGAAAATGTCATTGAGACTTCCTCTTTCTATAACCTTACCCGCATACATAACAAGCACTTTATCGGCAAGGTTTGCAACAACACCCAGGTTATGAGTAATAATGATAATTGAAGTATTTAATTTTTTCTGTAAATCCCTCATCAGATCAAGTATCTGAGCTTGAATGGTAACATCAAGAGCTGTTGTAGGTTCATCGGCTATCAAAAGTTTGGGGTTGCAGGCAAGGGCAATTGCTATCATTGCTCTCTGCCTCATACCACCGCTAAATTCGTGAGGATATTGATCAACCCTTTTTTCGGCATTGGGAATTCCAACCATTTTTAACATTTCAATTGCTTTTTGTTTTGCATCTCTTGGGTTCATCTTTTGATGTTTTATCAAGCTTTCCGCTATCTGATTGCCCACTCTCATGGTCGGGTTCAAGGAAGTCATGGGATCCTGAAATACCATACTCATTTCCGAGCCCCGAACCCTTTCCATCTCTTTTTCGGAAAGCTTTGTTATATCCTTCCCATCAAAAAGAATTGAACCTTTCTTAATTATACCGGGAGGCATGGGTATTAGCCTCATGATGGTCTGTACGGTAACGGTTTTCCCGCAACCCGATTCACCAACTATTGCAAGGGTTTCCCCTTTTTTAACATCGAAACTTACCCCTCTTACAGCCTTTACTTCACCCGCATAAGTTTTAAATGAAACTTCCAGGTCTCTTACCTGCAATATCTTATCCATTTCTTGCACTTCCTCCTTTTAACTGCGCAGTCTCGGGTCTAATGCATCCCTTAAGCCGTCGCCGAGAAGGTTTAAGGAGAGCATGGTGGTGCTTATAAAAAATGCGGGTATAAAAAGCTGATAGGGATAAATTCTAAAAGCCTGTGCCCCATATGCCGCAAGCTGTCCCCAGCTGGATTGAGGCGGAACCACACCCAAACCGATAAAACTTAAAAATACTTCTGAAAATATAGCTCCCGGCACGGACATGGTAAGATTAACCAGAATAACTCCAAGGGTATTCGGAATCAAATGTCTGAATATTATCCTTGTATGGCTTGCTCCTAAAACCTTTGCAGCCAGCACAAATTCCTGTTCTTTAAGCTGTAAAATCTGGCCTCTTACAAGCCTTGCCATTCCCAGCCATCCGCCTACTACGAGAGCAAGTATCAAAGGAATGATCCCCTGCCCTAATACTACCATCATTAAAATTACTATTATCATGTATGGTATTGCATATAATACATCAATAAATCTCATAATTACCATATCAACTTTTCCACCGAAATAACCCGAAATTCCACCCACTATAACCCCAATAAAGGCATTTAACAGAGCCGCCACAAACCCTATCATCAAAGATACCCTGGCACCCATCCAGGTGCGTTCCCATAAATCCCTTCCCAGGGTGTCGGTACCAAACCAGTGTTTTGCGGAAGGTGGTTGGTTTATTTCGGAAGGATTTGTTGTCCTGAAGTCATAAGGTGTCATGAAGGGTCCCACTATTGCCAAAACCGTATATAAAATTATTATAATTAACCCCAGCATGGCAACCTTATTTTGCTTTAACCTTCTCCAGGCATCCTGCCAGTAAGTTATGCTCGGCCTTACTATTGCCTCCATCTCACTGATGTTTTTACCCACATGGGTAAAAAGCTCCTGAGATAATTCTCCCGTATTATTCTGCATTTTCGGCACCTCCTTATTTTCCGGTAACCCTTATTCTCGGATCTATAATTCCGTATATTATATCTACTACAAAGTTAGCTGCGATTAAAAACAGGCCGTAAAAAACAGTCATGCCGAGCACCAGGGAATAGTCCAAGTTCTGTATACCCAGGATATAGAATTTCCCCAAACCGGGTATGGCAAATATCTGTTCTATAACAAAAGTACCCGTCAAAAGCGTTGCGGTTACAGGTCCCAAAACGGTTACCACCGGCAAAATAGCATTCCTAATCTGGTGTCTCCAGACTATCTGAGTCGGAGAAAGTCCTTTTGATTTTGCAGTTTTAATATAGTCCTGGTTCACCACATCCAGCATGCTCGCTCTCATAAGCCTTGCCATCAATGCCAGCGACCCGAGGCTTAATGCAATTGTAGGCATAATGGTATAAGCAAAACCCTTCCATTGAGCTACCGGTAAGAGTTTTAATTTTATTGAAAAATAATACTGTAAAAGCGGACCTATAACAAAGCCAGGAACGGAAATACCTATAATTGCAATTAACATACTTAAATAATCAAAGGGCTTATTCCTGTTTAAGGCTGCAATTATACCCAGAGTGACCCCGACAATCGATGCAAATATTACAGCCCTTATTCCCAAATCGGCAGAATAAGGGAAAGCCTGCTTTATTACTTCATTTACAGTCCTATTTTTGTACCTGAGCGAGTAGCCCAGATCTCCCTTCAATAAATTAGTAATATACCTCAAATACTGGATGTGAAGTGGTTTATCAAAGCCGTAGTATTTCATCATATTTTGTTTTATTTCGGGCGTAATTTTCTCGCTCAAAAAGGGGTCTCCGGGCAAGAGCCTCACGAGGAAAAATACTATTGTAACCAGTACCCAGGCGGTTATCAGAGAAACAAGAAACCTGTTTAATATATATCGGCCCATTTAAATACCCCCGAATAATTTATTGTTCTATTTTTTAATATTTTATTATATTGAACATTTTCAATTATCACAAACGGAGGTATACGCTTTTATGCATATACCTCCGTCTCCTATCTTTTTATCTTTTAACTTTGAAACTACTTAATTCTTGCCTTCTACATCAGCATAAATGAAGTCTGGGTCGGGACCTATGAAGTTTCTTACAAGGCCCTTCACGTAATCCTTCTTAGTCCATGCCCTCTGCCTGAAGTAAACGGGTACGATGGGGCCTTTTTCAAGGAGCAGCTTTTCTGCTTCAAACATAGCATCGGCGCGTTTCTTGAAATCGGTCGTGGTCTTTGCGAATTTTACGAGTTCGTCGTACTGCTTGTTGCTCCAGCCGGTGTTGTTATGCCCGCCGCCGGTTACCCAGAGGTCAATGTAGGTCATCGGGTCATCGTAGTCGGGACCCC
The window above is part of the Thermovenabulum gondwanense genome. Proteins encoded here:
- a CDS encoding ABC transporter ATP-binding protein, which codes for MDKILQVRDLEVSFKTYAGEVKAVRGVSFDVKKGETLAIVGESGCGKTVTVQTIMRLIPMPPGIIKKGSILFDGKDITKLSEKEMERVRGSEMSMVFQDPMTSLNPTMRVGNQIAESLIKHQKMNPRDAKQKAIEMLKMVGIPNAEKRVDQYPHEFSGGMRQRAMIAIALACNPKLLIADEPTTALDVTIQAQILDLMRDLQKKLNTSIIIITHNLGVVANLADKVLVMYAGKVIERGSLNDIFYNPQHPYTWGLLLSVPRLNTTKEERLASIDGTPPDLFAPPVGCAFAARCEYAMKVCYEKYPPDFEVNDGHQVACWLKHPMAPKVIPPIGKGVAVNE
- a CDS encoding ABC transporter permease, coding for MQNNTGELSQELFTHVGKNISEMEAIVRPSITYWQDAWRRLKQNKVAMLGLIIIILYTVLAIVGPFMTPYDFRTTNPSEINQPPSAKHWFGTDTLGRDLWERTWMGARVSLMIGFVAALLNAFIGVIVGGISGYFGGKVDMVIMRFIDVLYAIPYMIIVILMMVVLGQGIIPLILALVVGGWLGMARLVRGQILQLKEQEFVLAAKVLGASHTRIIFRHLIPNTLGVILVNLTMSVPGAIFSEVFLSFIGLGVVPPQSSWGQLAAYGAQAFRIYPYQLFIPAFFISTTMLSLNLLGDGLRDALDPRLRS
- a CDS encoding ABC transporter permease, encoding MGRYILNRFLVSLITAWVLVTIVFFLVRLLPGDPFLSEKITPEIKQNMMKYYGFDKPLHIQYLRYITNLLKGDLGYSLRYKNRTVNEVIKQAFPYSADLGIRAVIFASIVGVTLGIIAALNRNKPFDYLSMLIAIIGISVPGFVIGPLLQYYFSIKLKLLPVAQWKGFAYTIMPTIALSLGSLALMARLMRASMLDVVNQDYIKTAKSKGLSPTQIVWRHQIRNAILPVVTVLGPVTATLLTGTFVIEQIFAIPGLGKFYILGIQNLDYSLVLGMTVFYGLFLIAANFVVDIIYGIIDPRIRVTGK